A genomic stretch from Methylorubrum extorquens includes:
- a CDS encoding conserved protein of unknown function (Evidence 4 : Unknown function but conserved in other organisms) — MALALRRDPGMRVAEYQVWVADLPDEERWELIDGEPVLMAPQSERHQLIVANLVRNLRPFGRDRGCRAIPGIAVLSDSMDTFAPIPDVVVRCGPPLRDGYARDPVLVAEVLSPSTMSRDRGRKTDFYRSIASLKLFLIAYQDEPRVEVWRRDPESGWAFEAHGLGDAIDLPELGGHLAVAEIYDDIAF; from the coding sequence ATGGCGCTCGCCCTTCGGCGCGACCCCGGCATGCGGGTGGCGGAGTATCAGGTTTGGGTCGCCGACCTTCCGGACGAGGAGCGCTGGGAGCTGATCGACGGCGAGCCGGTATTGATGGCGCCGCAGAGCGAGCGGCATCAGCTGATCGTCGCGAACCTAGTCCGGAATCTCCGGCCGTTCGGACGCGACCGCGGTTGCCGCGCGATCCCCGGCATTGCCGTGCTGAGCGACAGCATGGACACCTTCGCGCCGATCCCCGACGTGGTGGTGCGCTGCGGGCCACCGCTGAGGGACGGCTATGCCCGCGATCCCGTCCTTGTCGCGGAGGTGCTCTCGCCCTCGACCATGAGCCGGGATCGCGGCCGCAAGACCGATTTTTACCGGAGCATTGCCTCGCTCAAACTGTTCCTGATCGCCTATCAGGACGAGCCGCGCGTCGAGGTGTGGCGCCGCGACCCCGAGAGCGGCTGGGCGTTCGAGGCCCACGGCCTCGGCGACGCGATCGACCTGCCAGAACTCGGCGGCCACTTGGCCGTTGCAGAGATCTATGACGACATCGCTTTCTAG
- a CDS encoding putative transcriptional regulator, HxlR family (Evidence 3 : Putative function from multiple computational evidences; PubMedId : 11443074, 9573147; Product type r : regulator): MEPGHIEGTDAPPRPEHSGQDCRLVGTVLARIGDKWSVLVVMMLGDGPRRFNELKRMIGGISQRMLTFTLRGLERDGLVTRTIFPTIPPRVDYELTELGRSLREPIQALGAWAFAHLPEIQEARARFDRRGGGEGA, encoded by the coding sequence TTGGAACCCGGGCACATCGAGGGAACCGACGCACCGCCGCGGCCCGAGCATTCCGGGCAGGATTGCCGCCTCGTCGGCACGGTGCTCGCGCGGATCGGCGACAAGTGGAGTGTCCTCGTCGTCATGATGCTGGGCGACGGTCCGCGGCGCTTCAACGAGCTGAAGCGGATGATCGGCGGCATCTCGCAGCGGATGCTCACCTTCACCCTGCGCGGGCTGGAGCGGGACGGCCTCGTGACGCGCACGATCTTCCCGACGATCCCGCCGCGGGTCGATTACGAGCTGACCGAACTCGGGCGCTCGCTGCGGGAGCCGATCCAGGCGCTCGGCGCCTGGGCCTTCGCCCATCTGCCGGAGATTCAGGAGGCCCGCGCCCGCTTCGACCGCCGCGGCGGCGGCGAAGGGGCTTGA
- a CDS encoding putative nucleotide sugar epimerase/dehydratase (Evidence 3 : Putative function from multiple computational evidences; Product type e : enzyme) — MQKRTLKTAVMVVHDLAATAAAVVLTFVFRFQDGALAERLHALPLLLPPFLAYAGLIYAWFRLYRTKWRFASLPDLAGIVRAASVTALTLLVLDYVLVSSNLYGFYFFGKVAIVLYWVLQIFLLGGPRLAFRYLKYARSRQSQARTATTPTLLLGRGADIEIVLRAIESGSVKRLSPKGILSPRADEAGQMMRGVPVLGGFRDLEQVVADLANRGLPVRRLVATPSALAPESEPDDLIARARRLGLPLARVTSLGEGMRDAELAPLEIEDLLLRPTVAIDRPRLERFLTGARVVVTGGGGSIGAEICARAVAFGASALLVIENSEPALHAVLNGPALLHAEAAVEGALADIRDRERLHAILRDFRPTYVFHAAALKQVPYLERDWAEGIKTNVFGSINVAEATVAAGARALVMISTDKAIEPVSQLGVTKRFAEMVAQSLDAERSGPEATRLIAVRFGNVLGSAGSVVPVFKAQIARGGPVTVTHAEMVRYFMTVREASDLVLTAASHADAEGRGDTGDQRAAVYVLKMGQPVRIRDLAERMIRLAGFEPGEDIEIQVTGARPGERLNEILFAKEEPRVTLAGIEGVMAAKPVFADRAVLEGWILRLREAVTAGDRAAAEAVFEEAIPDFRNRAGAVPNTKPETIAPPAAATEAATA; from the coding sequence ATGCAGAAGCGCACCCTCAAGACGGCGGTGATGGTCGTCCACGATCTCGCCGCGACCGCGGCGGCCGTGGTGCTGACCTTCGTCTTCCGCTTTCAGGACGGGGCCCTGGCCGAGCGCCTGCACGCGCTGCCGCTGCTGCTGCCGCCGTTCCTGGCCTATGCCGGGCTGATCTACGCGTGGTTCCGGCTCTACCGCACCAAGTGGCGCTTCGCCTCGCTGCCCGACCTCGCCGGCATCGTGCGCGCCGCGAGCGTCACCGCGCTGACGCTGCTCGTGCTCGACTACGTGCTGGTCTCCTCGAACCTCTACGGGTTCTACTTCTTCGGCAAGGTCGCCATCGTCCTCTACTGGGTCTTGCAGATCTTCCTGCTCGGGGGGCCGCGGCTGGCCTTCCGCTACCTGAAATACGCCCGCTCCCGGCAGAGTCAGGCCCGCACCGCCACGACTCCGACGCTGCTGCTGGGCCGCGGCGCCGATATCGAGATCGTGCTGCGGGCAATCGAATCCGGCTCGGTCAAACGGCTCTCCCCGAAGGGCATCCTCTCGCCGCGGGCGGACGAGGCGGGTCAGATGATGCGCGGCGTGCCCGTGCTCGGCGGGTTTCGCGACCTCGAACAGGTGGTCGCGGACCTCGCCAACCGTGGCCTGCCGGTGCGTCGGCTCGTGGCGACGCCGAGCGCGCTGGCGCCCGAGTCCGAGCCCGACGATCTCATCGCCCGCGCCCGCCGTCTCGGCCTGCCGCTTGCCCGCGTCACCAGCCTCGGCGAGGGGATGCGCGATGCCGAACTCGCGCCGCTGGAGATCGAGGATCTGCTCCTGCGCCCCACCGTCGCCATCGACCGGCCGCGGCTCGAGCGCTTCCTCACCGGCGCCCGCGTCGTCGTCACAGGCGGCGGCGGCTCGATCGGCGCCGAGATCTGCGCCCGGGCGGTCGCCTTCGGCGCCTCGGCGCTGCTCGTCATCGAGAACTCGGAGCCGGCACTGCATGCCGTCCTCAACGGGCCGGCCCTGCTCCACGCCGAGGCCGCGGTCGAGGGGGCGCTCGCCGACATCCGCGACCGCGAGCGGCTGCACGCGATCCTCCGCGATTTCCGGCCCACTTACGTCTTCCACGCTGCCGCGCTGAAGCAGGTGCCCTATCTCGAGCGCGACTGGGCCGAGGGCATCAAGACCAACGTGTTCGGCTCGATCAACGTGGCCGAGGCGACGGTGGCCGCGGGCGCCCGCGCCCTGGTGATGATCTCCACCGACAAGGCGATCGAACCGGTCTCGCAGCTCGGCGTCACCAAGCGCTTCGCCGAGATGGTGGCCCAATCCCTCGACGCGGAGCGCTCCGGCCCCGAGGCGACCCGGCTCATCGCCGTGCGCTTCGGCAACGTGCTGGGCTCGGCCGGCTCGGTGGTGCCGGTGTTCAAGGCGCAGATCGCCCGCGGCGGGCCGGTCACGGTGACCCATGCCGAGATGGTGCGCTACTTCATGACCGTGCGCGAGGCCTCGGACCTCGTGCTCACCGCCGCCTCCCACGCCGACGCGGAAGGGCGCGGCGATACCGGCGACCAGCGCGCGGCGGTCTACGTGCTGAAGATGGGCCAGCCCGTACGCATCCGGGATCTGGCCGAGCGGATGATCCGCCTCGCGGGCTTCGAGCCCGGCGAGGACATCGAGATTCAGGTGACCGGCGCACGGCCGGGCGAGCGGCTCAACGAGATCCTGTTTGCCAAGGAAGAGCCGCGCGTGACGCTCGCCGGCATCGAAGGCGTCATGGCGGCCAAGCCCGTCTTCGCCGACCGCGCGGTGCTGGAAGGATGGATTCTTCGCCTGCGCGAGGCCGTCACGGCGGGCGACCGGGCGGCGGCGGAGGCCGTGTTCGAGGAGGCGATCCCGGATTTCCGCAATCGCGCCGGGGCCGTTCCGAACACCAAGCCCGAGACCATCGCGCCGCCGGCGGCAGCCACCGAAGCGGCGACCGCCTGA
- a CDS encoding conserved protein of unknown function; putative membrane protein (Evidence 4 : Unknown function but conserved in other organisms), with product MAWSRNDNALEHLARFGYGARGFVYCVVGALAVLAALGQGGSAGDSKSAIRAVLGGPFGAVIVGLIALGLAGFALWRLFEGATDADRRGHSPKALAVRGAHLISAVIYAGLSLTAARLAFGIGRASAGGDGVQDWTKWLLNQPLGPWLVGIVGLGIVAAGIGYAAKAWKGNVTERLSLPAGSEAWIDRLGRFGYAARGLVFLMIGGFVLTAAWTQASSDATGLSGAFSALRAQPYGWVLLAVVAAGHFAFGAFGLIQARYRHIDAPDLDQGNGAVARAVRAAR from the coding sequence ATGGCTTGGAGTCGGAACGACAACGCGTTGGAGCACCTCGCTCGCTTCGGTTACGGCGCGCGCGGCTTCGTCTACTGCGTCGTGGGAGCGCTCGCCGTGCTCGCCGCCCTCGGGCAGGGCGGATCGGCCGGCGACAGCAAGAGCGCGATCCGCGCGGTGCTCGGTGGCCCGTTCGGCGCCGTCATCGTCGGGCTGATCGCGCTGGGCCTCGCGGGCTTCGCGCTGTGGCGCCTTTTCGAGGGCGCGACCGACGCGGACCGGCGCGGGCACTCGCCGAAAGCATTGGCCGTGCGCGGCGCCCACCTGATCAGCGCCGTGATCTATGCCGGCCTCAGCCTCACCGCGGCCCGCCTCGCCTTCGGCATCGGCCGCGCCTCCGCCGGCGGCGATGGGGTGCAGGACTGGACCAAATGGCTGCTCAACCAGCCCCTTGGCCCCTGGCTCGTCGGAATCGTCGGGCTCGGCATCGTCGCTGCCGGGATTGGCTACGCCGCCAAGGCCTGGAAGGGCAACGTCACCGAACGGCTCTCTCTTCCCGCCGGCTCGGAGGCCTGGATCGACCGGCTCGGCCGGTTCGGCTACGCGGCGCGGGGGCTCGTCTTCCTGATGATCGGCGGCTTCGTCCTCACCGCCGCCTGGACGCAGGCCTCCTCCGACGCCACGGGCCTCTCGGGCGCCTTCTCGGCGCTGAGGGCGCAGCCCTATGGCTGGGTGCTGCTCGCCGTCGTCGCCGCCGGCCATTTCGCCTTCGGCGCCTTCGGTCTGATCCAGGCCCGTTACCGCCATATCGACGCCCCGGATCTCGACCAGGGGAATGGAGCGGTCGCCAGGGCGGTCCGCGCCGCGCGTTGA
- the hss gene encoding homospermidine synthase (Evidence 2a : Function from experimental evidences in other organisms; PubMedId : 8841401; Product type e : enzyme), whose product MSDGPKKDWPVHGRITGPIVMIGFGSIGRGTLPLIERHFEYDKSRFTVIDPVDTHKDLADKHGLRFEKVALTKENYRDVLTPLLTEGGGQGFCVNLSVDTSSRDILELCRELGALYIDTVAEPWTGFYFDKDLSQADRTNYALRENILAARRAAPGGTTAVSCCGANPGMVSWFVKQALLNVAKDTGSTTPEPKTREEWAALMRELGVKGIHIAERDTQRAKNPKPQGVFVNTWSVEGFVSEGNQPAELGWGTHETWKPANAQEQTKGSRCAIFLLQPGADTRVRSWTPTAQAQFGFLVTHNEAISIADYYTVREGNEAVYRPTCHYAYHPANDAVLSLHEMWGNAGKVQEHQHILDENEIVDGIDELGVLLYGHKKNAYWYGSQLSIEETRRIAPYQNATGLQVTSAVLAGMVWALENPEAGIVEADEIDFRRCLEVQTPYLGPVVGVYTDWTPLTDRPGLFPEDIDPSDPWQFRNVLVHG is encoded by the coding sequence ATGTCCGATGGCCCGAAGAAGGATTGGCCCGTCCACGGTCGCATCACCGGCCCGATCGTGATGATCGGTTTCGGCTCGATCGGCCGGGGCACCCTGCCCCTCATCGAGCGCCATTTCGAGTACGACAAGAGCCGCTTCACGGTCATCGATCCCGTCGACACCCATAAGGATCTCGCCGACAAGCACGGCCTGCGCTTCGAGAAGGTCGCGCTCACCAAGGAGAACTACCGCGACGTCCTCACCCCGCTCCTCACCGAGGGCGGCGGCCAGGGCTTCTGCGTGAACCTGTCGGTGGACACCTCCTCGCGCGACATCCTCGAACTCTGCCGCGAACTCGGCGCGCTCTACATCGACACGGTCGCCGAGCCGTGGACCGGCTTCTACTTCGACAAGGACCTGAGCCAGGCCGACCGCACCAACTACGCGCTGCGCGAGAACATCCTCGCCGCCCGCCGCGCCGCGCCCGGCGGCACGACCGCCGTCTCCTGCTGCGGTGCAAACCCCGGCATGGTCTCGTGGTTCGTCAAGCAGGCGCTGCTCAACGTCGCCAAGGACACCGGCTCGACCACACCCGAGCCGAAGACCCGCGAGGAATGGGCCGCGCTCATGCGCGAACTCGGCGTCAAGGGCATCCACATCGCCGAACGCGACACCCAGCGCGCCAAGAACCCCAAGCCGCAGGGCGTGTTCGTCAACACCTGGTCGGTCGAGGGCTTCGTGTCCGAGGGCAACCAGCCGGCCGAACTCGGCTGGGGCACGCACGAGACCTGGAAGCCCGCCAATGCCCAGGAGCAGACCAAGGGCTCGCGCTGCGCGATCTTCCTGCTGCAGCCCGGCGCCGACACCCGCGTGCGCTCCTGGACCCCGACCGCGCAGGCGCAGTTCGGCTTCCTCGTGACCCACAACGAGGCGATCTCGATCGCGGACTACTACACGGTCCGCGAGGGTAACGAGGCAGTCTACCGTCCGACCTGCCACTACGCCTACCACCCGGCCAACGACGCCGTGCTCTCGCTGCACGAGATGTGGGGCAATGCCGGCAAGGTGCAGGAGCACCAGCACATCCTCGACGAGAACGAGATCGTCGACGGCATCGACGAACTCGGCGTCCTCCTCTACGGCCACAAGAAGAACGCCTACTGGTACGGCTCGCAGCTCTCCATCGAGGAGACCCGGCGGATCGCCCCCTACCAGAACGCGACCGGCCTTCAGGTCACGAGCGCCGTTCTGGCCGGCATGGTCTGGGCGCTGGAGAACCCGGAGGCCGGCATCGTCGAGGCGGACGAGATCGACTTCCGCCGCTGCCTGGAAGTGCAGACGCCGTATCTCGGCCCGGTGGTGGGCGTGTACACCGACTGGACCCCGCTCACCGACCGTCCGGGCCTGTTCCCGGAGGACATCGACCCGAGCGACCCCTGGCAGTTCCGCAACGTGCTCGTGCACGGCTGA
- a CDS encoding conserved protein of unknown function (Evidence 4 : Unknown function but conserved in other organisms) — protein MAGPASMDTRMRVAKYRDWIAPRPDCERWELLGGVPVLQGPQPGRHQRIITNIAKHLDDLAERRGCGAYPGLAILSEAMDDYAPIPDVVVQCGEPPEDGYTGDPLLVEEVLSPSTLVLDRGRKTEFYQTVPSLAVLLLVHQDEARVEVWRRAPDWTVEVAGPGAVIDLTELGGVLSVAEVYARLTF, from the coding sequence ATGGCCGGCCCAGCAAGCATGGACACCCGCATGCGGGTCGCGAAGTACCGGGACTGGATCGCCCCTCGCCCGGACTGTGAGCGGTGGGAACTGCTTGGCGGCGTACCGGTGCTGCAGGGGCCGCAGCCCGGTCGGCATCAGCGCATCATCACGAACATCGCAAAGCATCTCGACGATCTCGCCGAACGCCGGGGCTGCGGCGCCTATCCGGGCCTCGCGATCCTGAGCGAGGCCATGGACGATTACGCGCCGATTCCCGACGTCGTGGTGCAATGCGGCGAGCCGCCGGAAGACGGCTACACCGGCGATCCTCTGCTCGTCGAGGAAGTCCTCTCTCCCTCAACCCTCGTGCTGGACCGTGGCCGCAAGACGGAGTTCTACCAGACCGTTCCCTCGCTCGCCGTCCTCCTGCTCGTGCATCAGGACGAAGCGCGGGTGGAGGTCTGGCGCCGGGCGCCGGACTGGACGGTTGAAGTCGCCGGGCCCGGCGCAGTCATCGACCTGACCGAACTCGGCGGCGTACTATCCGTCGCGGAGGTCTATGCGCGCCTGACCTTCTGA
- a CDS encoding protein of unknown function (Evidence 5 : Unknown function): MPHFEDFYANKLRGSLGVTDAESVLDLRGANRPTAEASLTDMLERSRFAKGKTVAIRLDPPPEGGGETLFQPIGRQLLDAKRRGWIERLQTLPAGDGLGFYVALAGKPDRERD, from the coding sequence TTGCCCCATTTCGAAGACTTCTACGCCAACAAGCTGCGCGGCTCGCTCGGGGTCACCGATGCGGAATCGGTGCTCGATCTGCGCGGGGCCAACCGCCCGACCGCGGAGGCCTCGCTGACCGACATGCTGGAGCGCAGCCGCTTCGCCAAGGGCAAGACCGTGGCGATCCGCCTCGATCCACCGCCGGAGGGCGGGGGCGAGACCCTTTTCCAGCCGATCGGGCGCCAACTCCTCGATGCCAAGCGGCGCGGCTGGATCGAGCGGCTGCAGACCCTGCCCGCGGGCGACGGGCTCGGCTTCTACGTGGCGCTGGCCGGCAAGCCCGACCGCGAGCGCGACTGA